The sequence below is a genomic window from Nitrospirota bacterium.
GAGAAGTTTAGCTTTGGTATTTGTTTTAGTGGCATTCCTGCTGGCACCTATGGGAGTAGCCCAGTCTGCTCAGCGGGCAAACCCTGACCTGCTTGTAACCCCAGAGATAGTAGAAAAGAACATTACAAAACCTGGCTGGGTGGTTGTTGACTGTAGAGATGAAAAGGCCTACACCGCTGGTCATATCGGGGGAGCAATAAGCCTCGGTGGACCATGTGAAAAAGTTCTGAGAGATCCAACCGCAAGGGTAAAGAAGACAGCAGACATTGAGAAGCTACTGGGTAGTGCCGGCATAAGTGAAGATAAGCATGTGGTTGTTTATTCCGATGCCAAAGGCATAACCTCTGCGTCAGTTGCATTCTGGATACTTGAGTATCTTGGTCACAAAAATGTGCATTTCATGAATGGTGGTATTGAGTCATGGCAGGCAGAAGGAAAGCCTCTTGATACAGTGGAGACTAAACTTCCTGCTGCAACATACAGGGCAAAGGTTGTAAAAAACAGGATTGCTACCAGTTCTGAGATGGTAAAGATAGCAAGGGGTCAGCTCAAGAATGTGAATGTGATTGATTCAAGGACAGAGAAGGAAAATAAGGGTGCTGATATAAGGGCACTCAGAGGCGGCTATATCCCGAATACCACGATTAATGTATCACATACAGAGACTTATGACAAAAAGACAGGCAAGATTCTTCCGATGGACGAGCTTGAAAGACTCTTTGGAAAACTCAACAAGAACAAAAGAACAATAGGATACTGCCAGACAGGAACCCGCTCTACCCTTACTTATCTTGAGTTAAGGCTGATGGGCTTTAAGGACCCTGCCAATTATGATGACTCATGGATAGTCTATGGAAGCAATGTAAATTACCCTGTTGCGAATGAAAACTGGTATGACTTTGTGAAGGTAAACAAGGCACTAAAGGCTATTGAAGAGCTGGAAAAGATGCTGGAGGAGAAAAAATAAACTGAATATAACCAAAGGAACCATGCACCCCGAAAGGTCCCTGCCTTTCGGGGTACCCCTTCCATCTTTAAGAAAAGAATATAGGGACACAGAGCTTGTCTAAAAACCCCATTTTTTGTCACCCTGAACTTGTTTCAGGGTCTCAGTAAATCATTGATTTTTTAGATTCTGAAATAAATTCAGAATGACACTTAACTGAG
It includes:
- a CDS encoding sulfurtransferase → MWRSLALVFVLVAFLLAPMGVAQSAQRANPDLLVTPEIVEKNITKPGWVVVDCRDEKAYTAGHIGGAISLGGPCEKVLRDPTARVKKTADIEKLLGSAGISEDKHVVVYSDAKGITSASVAFWILEYLGHKNVHFMNGGIESWQAEGKPLDTVETKLPAATYRAKVVKNRIATSSEMVKIARGQLKNVNVIDSRTEKENKGADIRALRGGYIPNTTINVSHTETYDKKTGKILPMDELERLFGKLNKNKRTIGYCQTGTRSTLTYLELRLMGFKDPANYDDSWIVYGSNVNYPVANENWYDFVKVNKALKAIEELEKMLEEKK